In Mycobacterium gallinarum, a single window of DNA contains:
- a CDS encoding acyl-CoA dehydrogenase family protein: MAASEADDLRVAVREFLHANSSSSRVRELMATEEGYDEVVWHKMAEQLGLHGIAVPEQYGGAGAGLRELAVVFEEMGAALLCSPFFSTVAMAIPAIIASGDEQAMTDYLPSLVDGTRTATLVLNGALDTWNSAAVTLTAQRDGDGFRVTGDAALVLDGHTADLVLVAATSGTGISLFAITADADGMTREPLATLDRTRKLARIRFEGVNARLIGDDGAAAGALARTYDLAVVALAAEQVGAAQRCLDMAVDYAKERIQFGRAIGSFQAVKHRCADMLVLVEGARSAAAHAAEVADESELAIAASVAKMACSEAFLQVALDNMRIHGGIGFTWEHNAHLYVRRAKATQLILGTPDFHAQRLADLVTI; encoded by the coding sequence GTGGCGGCAAGTGAGGCCGACGACCTCCGAGTGGCGGTGCGGGAGTTTCTGCATGCCAACTCGTCCAGCAGCCGGGTACGCGAGCTCATGGCCACCGAAGAGGGCTATGACGAGGTCGTATGGCACAAAATGGCCGAGCAACTCGGACTGCACGGCATCGCAGTACCCGAGCAGTACGGGGGTGCCGGTGCAGGGCTCCGCGAGCTGGCGGTCGTGTTCGAGGAGATGGGCGCGGCACTGCTGTGCTCTCCGTTCTTCTCCACTGTCGCGATGGCCATCCCGGCCATCATCGCCAGCGGCGATGAGCAGGCAATGACCGATTACCTTCCGTCGCTCGTCGACGGGACGCGCACCGCGACGCTCGTCCTCAACGGAGCACTCGACACATGGAATTCAGCGGCTGTGACCCTGACCGCGCAACGTGACGGCGACGGTTTCCGCGTGACCGGTGACGCCGCTCTGGTGCTGGATGGCCATACCGCAGACCTCGTGCTGGTCGCGGCCACCAGCGGTACCGGCATCTCGTTGTTCGCGATAACCGCCGATGCCGACGGAATGACTCGCGAACCGCTCGCGACTCTGGATCGCACGCGAAAGCTCGCCAGGATCCGCTTCGAGGGCGTCAACGCCCGCCTCATCGGAGACGACGGGGCTGCCGCGGGTGCATTGGCGAGGACCTACGACCTCGCTGTCGTCGCGCTGGCCGCCGAGCAGGTCGGCGCGGCGCAGCGGTGCCTTGACATGGCGGTTGACTACGCCAAGGAACGCATCCAGTTCGGTCGCGCCATCGGCAGCTTCCAAGCCGTCAAACACCGGTGCGCGGACATGCTTGTCCTCGTCGAAGGTGCACGCTCGGCCGCCGCGCACGCGGCCGAAGTCGCCGACGAGAGCGAACTGGCGATCGCCGCGTCGGTGGCGAAAATGGCTTGCTCCGAAGCCTTCCTGCAGGTCGCCCTCGACAACATGCGTATACACGGCGGAATCGGTTTCACCTGGGAACACAATGCCCATCTCTATGTCCGGCGGGCGAAAGCCACACAGTTGATTCTCGGCACCCCCGACTTCCACGCCCAGCGACTCGCGGACCTCGTGACCATCTGA